The window CTTATGCACCAAACTTAAAAGGCCATATGTATATTGCACATAGTACAATGGATGAAAATGTTCACGTTCAAAATACCTTTCAATTAGTAAAAGGACTTATTGATAATGGAAAAGATCATGATTTAAAGATTTTTCCTCCAGGTGCTCACGGTGTAGCTTATAATTATCCAAGCTATATACTGCTGATGAATAATTACATTAATTATTTAGACCAACATTTGAAGTAATAAATTATATGTGATTAGAGAAAGACCAATTGAATCCTTTTCAATTGGTTTTTCTTTTGAAAATTATTTATTGTCAATTCACAACTATTTTCAATAAAAAAGTGTCAATCAATTAGTTGCGGAATATTATTCAAGTAAATTAGTCGTTATGCATAATAATTTTTTGCAACAATATTTTAAGAATGTGGTTTAAATACCTATTTTCACAACAATTAACAAACAAAACTACTATGAAGAAGAAAAATTTATTTTTAAAACCAACAAGTGGCTTGCTAGCCTTATTAATGTTAGCGATGTCATCTTTCATGTTCACAGCATGTAATGACGATCCGGAGCCAGAGCCAGAACCAGAAAATTCAATATTGGAGATAGTTTCTGCTAGTCCAGATCATACACAATTAGCAGCTTATGTAAGTGCCGATGCTGATTTAGCTGCTGCTTTAGGAGGAAATGATCTTACTTTATTTGCACCAGATGATGCAGCTTTTGAGAAATTAAGAGTAACATTAGGAGTGGATGACCTAAATCAAGTTAATCCTGGAGTTATCGCAACAGTTTTAAGATTTCACGCAGTTGCTTCTGTAGAGAGAAGAGAGTCATTTACGGAATCTACTTCTTTACCTACACTACAAGGAGAGAATATAACTTTTAATGCAAATGGTAATATTGCGACTGGTGGATCGGATACAGACGTTGAATTTGTTGGAGATGAGATTTTAGCTACCAATGGTGTAGTGCATGTTGTTGAAACTATTTTAATTCCACCAACTGTTTTTGCTACGATTGGTGCAAACTTAGGTAAAGTATCACAAACAGTTTTATTAGGTGCTGACTTCAGTACATTAGCAGCAGCTATTGCGAAAGCAGATGCGTATGCAGCTGGAGAGGGCTTAACGTTATTATCATCTGTTTTAGCTGGCGATGATCCAATTACGGTTTTTGCACCAGTAAATGCTGTATTCGAAGGTGCGGGTATCACTTTGGATACTTTCACTGGAGCTGAATGGTATGGAATTATTGCAACTCACGTAGTTTTAGGTGATTTTTCTGCACAGGCATTAGGAGCTGGTTTACAGCAAGGTACTAATACTTATGCTACGGCAGCAGGATCTAATATTCAAATAGCACCTACTGTTTTTCAGGAAACTGAAACTTTAGCTGCGGGCGGAGCACCAGTTGTATCTGCTGATATTGAATCAGATAACGGTAGAGTACATGCTGTTGCTGGTGTAGTTTCAAGTGTTAATACTTATACTACTGTTTTATTAGGTGCTCAAGGAAACTCTAATGAGGGTTTTTATAATGCATTCAGTAATGTTAGGTATACTTACGCAGAAGCAAGAGACGCTTCAGGAACTAGTGGTTCTCCTGTTGATTTCGCTCATTATGTTGGTTCTAATGATGGAGTAACTTTAGCTTCTATTGATGATGGAGGACTTAATACAGTTTATACAGCTGTTGGTTTACCAATTTCAAGCATTTTTGGAACAAGAAACTCTACTAAATTCAGAGTTACTGATTTATCTCCTGCGCAATTTGGCGGTATTTTATTAAATAGTCAATTAGAGGCTGCAGCTAGTTCTGAGAATAATACTAACTCTTCTGCAACTAACTTATCTGAAGGGAGTGTAGTTGCATTCACTTTAGATGCAGACAGAGGTGGATACTCAGGTTTAGTTAGAGTAGTTGAAATTGATGAGGGAGATGGACTTGGTAACGGAACAATTACTATTGAGGTAAAAGTTCAAGTTGAAGGAAATTAATAAATAGAGGTTAATTATTTTAAAAGGTCACCATTTGGTGGCCTTTTTTTATGTTCAACATTTTAGGATTCCAAGTTTTTAGATTCAAATATATACTGATTTAAAAAGCTTGATTGAAATGAATTAGAGCACTAAGTCTGATAAGCCTATTACATTAATAATTATTCTTTATTTATCTCTAATTAGAAAATTAACCGTAGTGGAGTGATATTTCATATTGAAGAGGGGCAATTTATTGGAATATTTAAATCCCTAAAGGGTAAGCCTTTTTATAGAATATATTGTATTTATAAGTACTATGGTATGGTGTTAATAGATTAGAAATATTAGCAATAAAAAAGGGTGACTGTGTTAGCAGTCACCCTTACTCTATTAAGATTACTAATATTAATTCATCAACTGATCGAATGTAATGGATACATAATAAATCCCACCAATACTTGGAGCTCCAAAGCTTTGTTGGTAATACTGATTTAATAAGTTAGAGCCACCCACTTTTAACATCATCTTAGATGGTAATTTAAATGATACTTGTGCATCAGCTGTACCAAAAGCTGGGATTATACC is drawn from Marivirga arenosa and contains these coding sequences:
- a CDS encoding fasciclin domain-containing protein, yielding MKKKNLFLKPTSGLLALLMLAMSSFMFTACNDDPEPEPEPENSILEIVSASPDHTQLAAYVSADADLAAALGGNDLTLFAPDDAAFEKLRVTLGVDDLNQVNPGVIATVLRFHAVASVERRESFTESTSLPTLQGENITFNANGNIATGGSDTDVEFVGDEILATNGVVHVVETILIPPTVFATIGANLGKVSQTVLLGADFSTLAAAIAKADAYAAGEGLTLLSSVLAGDDPITVFAPVNAVFEGAGITLDTFTGAEWYGIIATHVVLGDFSAQALGAGLQQGTNTYATAAGSNIQIAPTVFQETETLAAGGAPVVSADIESDNGRVHAVAGVVSSVNTYTTVLLGAQGNSNEGFYNAFSNVRYTYAEARDASGTSGSPVDFAHYVGSNDGVTLASIDDGGLNTVYTAVGLPISSIFGTRNSTKFRVTDLSPAQFGGILLNSQLEAAASSENNTNSSATNLSEGSVVAFTLDADRGGYSGLVRVVEIDEGDGLGNGTITIEVKVQVEGN